The Brevinematales bacterium genome contains the following window.
AAAAAGTTATGTAGCGCGGCATCGCAATGACAAAAGTAGTTAGTCGACACGCCCATAGATACGGACGTTTTTTTAATAAACGCCCTCCTGTCATTGTAATCCGGCTTGTGCCGATACATATACGGGGACGAAAAATGAAAGAAACGATCGATAACTATCTGAAATATCTGACGTATGAACGGGGCAGTTCCGCGCATACCCTGAAAGCATATAGCGAGGATTTCGACGTATTCCTCCGGTTCTGCGGCGAGGCCGGAATTCAATCGTTCATGGAAATCGACTACCGCGTATTGATGAACTATCTTACCGATCTCAGCGAGCGCCGCCTGAAGGCGTCGAGTCTCGAACGGAAAATCGCGTCGCTTAAATCGCTCTATAAATACCTTCTCCGCGAGGGGATTGTTAAAAAGAATCCCGCCGACCTGTTGTCGTCCCCCAAGAAGGAAAAACGCCTGCCCGCCGTCCTCGAGAAGAACGAGGTGCGCGACCTGCTGGAATCCATCCCCGGAGATAATCCGTTGTCCCTGCGCGATAAGACGATGCTGACCCTGCTCTACGCGAGCGGTCTCCGCGTATCCGAGCTCACCGGCCTCGACATCCACGATATCGATTACCGTCAGGGAGTCGTGCGGGTGACCGGGAAGGGCGCGAAGGAACGGATAGTCCCGACAGGCGAGACCGCGCGGAAACTGCTTGCGGGGTATCTTGCCGTCAGGCAGGAGTTTTGCCCGGCCGAGGGCGATCGCGCGTTATTCCTGACACGGCGCGGGAAACGGTTATCGGACCGGATGATCCGGTATATCCTCGAGGGGTATATCGCGAAACTCGCGGTCAATAAGAACGTGCATCCGCACACCCTGCGTCATACGTTCGCGACACACCTCTTGGAAAACGGCGCGAATATCCGCGTCATCCAGGAGATGCTCGGCCATTCGAGCCTGTCCACCACCCAAATCTATACCCACCTTTCCCCGGAAAAACTCAAGGAAAGTTACGATAAGTTCCACCCTCATGCATAACCGCTGAAACCCAAAAGGCTTTCCCGTCATTGCGAGGGCGGAGCCCGAAGTAATCTATTTTGTATTCTACAAGTATGAATTAGAGTTTCTATTCGTCACACTGAGCCTGTCGAAGTGTGAGCTTTTCGAAGTGTGAGCCGTCATGCATATGGAAATCGAGTAGGCGCCGTAGGCGGCATATCGAGATTTCCTATTACTCTGATATCGGGATTAGCCGTCACGCAGGGGGCGTGAATATTCTGATTCCGGTACTGCTTGCGATTCCATCACGGGCGATGTATTGATACGGATAATAAGTTGAATATCGGGATTAGCCGTCACGCAGGGGGCGTGAATATTCTGATTCCGGTACTGCTTGCGATTCCATCACGGGCAATGTATTGATACGGATAATAAGTTGAATATCGGGATTAGCCGTCACGCAGTGACCGCCTGAGCAGATCCATCCCCGCGAGTTCCACCCCGCATTCGAGGGTGAACTCCGTGTTCGGCTGAACCACATCGGCCTGCGCGCCCTTAACAATCATCCCGAAATCGCGGATTTCCGCATGAGCGAAACGCGGCGAGATCGCGTCGAGAACCTCCCCGGAGCGGATCTGGTTCTGCGCGCGGACTAACGCCCGCCCTCCGCCGAGATTTTCCAGCACGGTACCGACGAATTTATATTTGCGGGTATAGTCCGACGTATCGGTCGCGCTGACGGATTCTCCCTTCCGGTGCTCGTTCTCCATAAAGTAGAACCCTGTGGTGTACGGACGGTGGCTGACCGTGTCCAGCTCGGCGAGAATAGCCGGATCGGGCGGAACGCTGCCCTGCGCGCAGTCGAGCGCATGACGGTATACCCGCGCGGTATTCGCGACATAGTAGATACTTTTCATCCGCCCCTCGATCTTGAACCCGCTGATCCCTGCGCGCAGGAGATCGGGGATATGCCCCGACAGGTTCAGGTCGCGCGAGCTGAGGATAGTCGTTCCGTGCTCGTTCTCCTCGATGGGGAGGTAGTGATGCTCGCGGGTCGGCTCCATCAGCACGTAGTTCCACCGGCACGGCTGGGCGCAGTCGCCGAGGTTGGCGGAACGAATTTTATTGCGTCGCATCCCGCCGGGCTTTTCATTATGACGGTAGGTCGAGCGCGAGGTGAAATAGTTCGACAGAAGGCATCTGCCGGAGTACGCGATGCACATCGCGCCGTGCACGAACGTCTCGATCCGGAGGGACGTGTTCTGCGCGATTTCGGCGATCTCGTCGAGAGTCAGTTCACGCGCGAGGATGGCGCGGCCGATACCGAGGCGCTCGTAGAAACGAGCGGTCTCGATATTCGTCGTGTTCGCCTGCGTGCTGACATGGATTTCCCTCGCGGGGTAATTCTCGCGCATCCATGCGATCGCCCCGAGGTCGGACAGGATAAACGCGTCGACAGGGATAGACTCGATCTCGCGGATGAAGGTTTTGAAGGGCTCGAGGTGCCGGTTATGAAAGTAGATATTGACCGCGAGGAAGATTTTCCTGGCCGAGGTATGAGCGAGTGTGACCGCCTCGGCCAGCCCGTCGAGCGAAAGATTCCCCGCGCCCTCACGGAGGGAAAACTCCTTCCATCCGAGGTAAACCGCGTCCGCGCCGTAATGGAGCGCGAAGCGGAGTTTTTCGATGTTGCCCGCGGGCGAAATCAGTTCCGGTATCGGCGGCATTTTCTCCATCCTTATCATCATATCAAGTAGAAAATTATCATATACTTAATCGGGAATAATTACAATTTTCAGGCGGGATATTTACACATTTACGCGGATGTGCTAAAATATAGAAAGGAGTTAATATGCAGGTTTTATATAAGAAGCTCCGGGACGATGCGATGGTTCCGGCATACCAAACCGACCAGAGCGCGGGCGCGGACGTGTTCGCGTGCCTTAACGATCCGGTGACGCTGCACCCCGGCGAGATTCAGCTGATCCCGACCGGGTTCGCGATGGCGCTCCCGCAGGGATACGAGGCGCAGATACGCCCCCGAAGCGGGCTGGGTTCCAAGGGTATCTCGGTGCCGAACGCGCCGGGGACTATCGACGCCGATTACCGCGGGGAAGTGCGGGTTATCCTCATCAACCTCGGCAGGGAGCCCTTCGTGATCCGTCACCATGACCGTATCGCGCAGATGGTGATCGCGCCCGTGATACGCGCGGTATTCGCCGAGACGGGCGAACTCCCCGAGACCGTGCGCGGCGAGGGCGGATTCGGCAGTACCGGAGTGGGGAAGCATAACTAGTTGCGGCGATTGGAGGGTTTACGATGAAAATGGGTTGGTACCGTCTTTTAGCGGTCGTCAATGCGTTGTTTTTTACGGCGAATGTTATTATTACTTATGTAACTATCCCGGAATCGTCGACCGGTACGATAGCGGGGCAGCTTTCCAACGAACTGCCCGAACTATTGGAGTTCTTCGGGATACATGTTTCCATCTGGGCGATAATCTATATCCTGCAGTTAGGGTTTCTGATCTATCAGCTCTACAAGGTGTTCCGCGCAAGCGAACCGCCGCTGTTTTTCGAGCGGATCGGCGTATTCTACCTGATCGCGTGCGTATTCAATACCGCGTGGATATATACATGGCATATCCAGATTATCTGGCTGTCGCTGATTATGATGCTCGGCTTGCTGATAACACTGAGTATCATTTATGTCCGTCTGAGGCCCGGCCTCGAGGAATTCACGATACGTCAGCAATGGATGCTGACGCTGCCGTTCAGCGTATACACGGGATGGGTCACCATCGCGGCGGTCGCGAATGTCACGACCGCGCTGTCGATGTACGGACTGAACGGGTGGGGGATTTCCGATACCGCGTGGACGATCATTATGATATCGATATCCACCATGGTCGCGGCCTCGGTGCTGTATATCCGGCGCGATCTGGGTTATGCGGCGGTTGTGATATGGGCGTTCACGGGCATCATCATCAAACAGATGGCGAATTATCCCGACGAGGGGCTGAAGATCATCATCGCGGCCGTGATCGGGATGGTCGTCCTCCTCGTCGATTCGATTATCGCGCTGGTGAGGACGAGCCGCACGACCTCATAATCGCCGGGAATTCCGCATCGAATGAACATAGGGGCGGTTCTAAAAACTATTTACATTTATTATCATTGTATTCATAATTCTTTGTTACAATCCCAATGGTCACTTCCGTACCGCATTGAAAAGGCGGTTATTAAAAGTGACCATCGATATATCGGAGGTATGATATGAAAAATTCTGGCGTAAACCGTCTTTTGGCTATTGCAAACGGGGTGTTTTTCGCGGGAACGTTGTTTGTGAATTATCTTTCCGCCGCCCTGCCGTTAAACGGCAAGACCCCGGGGCAGCTGTCGGACGAAATCCCCAATCTTTTCGTCCCGGCGGGCATCACGTTCTCGATCTGGGGAATCATCTATCTGCTTCAACTCATCTTTATCGTCTATCAGTTCATCGTCGTTTTCCGCGCGGCCGAGCCGCCGAAGTTCTTCGAACGAATCGGGGTGTTTTATATCCTGAGCTGTACCCTGAATTCGGCATGGATTTTCGCATGGCATTTCGAATTAGTGTGGCTTTCCCTGATCGTTATGGCGCTTCTGCTGGTTACGCTGATCCTGCTCTACCTTCGCCTCGAACCGGCGCTGAAGGAAATGCCCGCATCTCAACGATGGATGGCGGGACTCCCGTTCAGCGTGTACCTCGGGTGGATCACTGTCGCGACTGTCGCTAACGCCACCGCGTTCCTCGTGAAGTACGGCTGGGACGGGTGGGGTATTCCCGCGATGGTATGGACGATAGTCATGCTCGCGGTAAGCGCGGCGGTGACTTTCGCGATGCTCCTGACGCGCAGGGATACCGGTTACGCGGCGGTAATCGTATGGGCGCTCGCGGGTATTATGCTGAAACGTTCGGCGGACAGCCCGGAGACCGGGACGCCGATTATGATCGCGGCGGGCGCCGGAATAGCTATCATCATTGCCGGGGCGGTTATTGCGCTGGTACGGAAACGAAAAACCGCGTCATAGAAATATAGTATTGTAGAAAGAGAGGGGTTTTATGGATAAAGGTACCGCGCCTCAGAAAATGCCCTACGAGGAATATAAAAAAGTTTGGGAATCGCTTAACCCGCTTCGCATTGAGATGGTGGAGAAGAACGAGGAATGTGTGCATGCGTTGGGAGACCGGTTTTATTACGGGAATCCCTATAAAAAGCCCTCGGGGGTCTGCAACGCCCTTCAGCATGTCATCGATCTGTATACGTGGCGGTCGGAGCTCGGCTTTCATCATGGGAGGAGGACGACCGCGGGGTGTTCCGTATCCATTGCCCCGATAAGAAGGGGACGGTCTGGGAACTGAGGCGGGTTTCCGCGGAGGAATACGCGGAAGCATTACGGAACTGCGGGGATAAACCCGCTAACGGGAAGAAACTCGGATTTTAACGGCCTGATGACGAAGTGTTTTTTGTCATTGCGATGCGTCATGGTGAGCTAGCCGAACCATAGCCGAGGCAATCTATTTTATTAATGTGTATAATGTTATATAGACTGCTTCTTCGCTTTGCTCATCGCAGTGACAGAAAATAGTTTAATTTCCGTCTTCGTCAACTGCCCCTTAACCGGCGGGCTGATAATTAAGTTCATTTTACCCTGTAACGGATATTTACAGGGCAAGCTAAATATCAATTCCGGAGGCTGATATTTCAAAGACAAATATAATTGCCATAACAATCATAGTCTTGTTTTGTACGATCCTGTTGGTGATGCTGAATAAGAACGTTCTTTTTCAAAGTACTAAAAGTATCGATCTCAAGATAATCGGAGCCGACCGCTACACTCTTCAGACGGTTAACTTCTGTTTCAAGAATTATTACAAAACCACTCTCATCAGGTTTGACACGAACCATATACTTTATCAGGCCTTTACCAATAGCGACGATACTTTCCTGATTCGCTGTAACGGGATAATGAAAAACCCCGTCGTATTTGATATTTTCTTTACCCTGCAAGGGAGGTTGGACAGGATTGAGGCGGATAACGGGACTATCAAGGGACAAATTTTCCCGATAACCATGTTTAACCCGAAAATCGAATAGAGCCGGAAGAAAATTGTTGTTATCGGTAAAAATCCTGAAATATTTTGAGCGCTATTTTCCGGTCATTTGTCCCTGAGCGGGAGAAGCGTCCGCCGGATATCCTCGAGAATCTCAGGCGGCACGTCTTTAATATGCGGGCCTTTGTTGAAAAAATCCTCGAACGACTGCTGGCATGCGCCTCCTCCGGCCCATCCGGGATAGTAATCGGTGTACCACGTCAGACACCCCTCGTACGTATGGACGCCTTCCGTTTTGTATCCCCCCTCCCATGAACGGTGATCCCATTGCCAGTCCTTTTTCAACTCATCGGGTATCGATATCTTTTTCATATTATTTTCCGATAATCACGATTTGCGAGGGCGAATTGAGGATGATTTCCGGCTTGCCCTGATATTCCTTGACTACGCCGGAAATTTTAACCGTTTTATTCAGGTAAAACTGTTCGGGGTTCATCGAGAATTTCGGCAGGTCGGACGCGAAGATAACGGCGGTCAGGTACTTCTTGTAGTTCGCGTGGAAATTCAGGTAGCAGACCTTTCCGGTATTCTTGGAAAGCACGATTTTCCCCTCGACCATGACTTGTTTCCCGATATAGAGTGCGGCTTCTTCCCATGGCACGATACCGCCGGGTTGTACGGTTACGGATTTATTCGTGATAACAGGTTTCCCGGTCATCGCGGCGTAGATTTCCGCCTGTTTCTCCGGCGTGAGGGACTCGAAACGCATCAGCAGAAGCTGCGGGGCATACTCCGCCCATAAGCCGGATTTATTCTTCCATGCCGTCTTTTCCGCGCCGAGGAAATCGTCCATGAACACAAACGGCGCGGAAGTGTCCGCGATGGCAAACCCCTTCCGTATCAGTTCTAGATTGAGGAAAAGGTCGTCGATATAGACATAGTATTTTGGGTGCGCGGGGTCGGAATTGGTAATCAGCGGGTCGGGCTCGATCCGGCAGGATTTTCCTATGATAAAATCGTGGAAATACTTATCCGCAATCCCGTTCATCTTCGGGGATATTTCTATCGTTGGAAGGTTAACCCCGGTTAGGGATATTTCGGAGCCGCCGCCGAGTACCATCGTGAAATCGGTAGAGATCGAGGCAATCGTATAGTTCGACGCGTGATCCGGCAGGGTAAGCGTCATCGCGCCGGGTTTACCGAAAATCCTGAAGCCGATTGCGACAATGATGAGTACGAGGGTGACAATAATCCCCGGGACCGCGGGAATACGCTTCGGGGAGTCCTTCGGATTATCCATGCTGGAATATATCGCAGATAATTCTCTGCAGGATGAAAATATCCGTCAACGGCTTCCGTACGACCGCGGAAATATCCCACTTCTTACTCTCGCTCTGCATGATCTCGATCTGCGACCCCGTCAGGATGATGATTCTCGGGCCGTATATTTTATACTCGTCACGGATATTCTTTATCAGCGAAAACCCGTCCATCACCGGCATATGCAGGTCGGTGATAACGAGGTCGTAACGCTGCTGCTGAATCTCCTCCCATGCGTCCTGTCCGTTCTGCATGATCGTAATTTTATGCCCGAAGTTGGATAGTATCTTTTTCAGAAGCTGATTGATCGCATCGTTATCATCGACAATCATAATACTCAGCCGTAACGCGGTTTCCTTTAATATCAGGGAATCGATACGATGGTAGATTTCCGCGTAGTTTCCCGCGATAGTTTCGATACGGTTGATTATTTTCTCGTTAAACCCTAAGTCTTTCTTATCAGAAAGCAGTATCAATCCGTCGCAAAAACGTCCGGCGGATTGAGTATTTTTCTTCACCGGAATCCACGCGGAGGAATGATCTTCTACACACATACAGATTCTTCTCGGATTAAATAAATGCGGTTTCAGTTTTTCAGAATCGACGTAAAATGAATTGGTAAAGTATGAACCGTATTCGGTGAGCGGTATCGATTTATCAGATTTATCATGTTCGATAATATATCCGCATAAGCATTCGTACTGATTATCCATTCCCAGATGTTTCGACTTTAGAGAATTTTCGGTCTTAATGAATTCATCCGTGTACCCCTGATAATAATAGAACGGGAAATCGTCCTCCGCGTTCCTGAGACGCAGCGCCATTTTCTCACAGTCAAATATCGCGGTAATCATCCTCATTACCATTTCGGTTATATGGTCTAATATCTCCTTATTTTTTACAATCGTGCAGTTTGGGCTTTCATTTTTTTTCATTTGACCCTCTTTTAAAAAACCACAATAACTTAGGATTAATTCTAGACAAATTGTTGGTTTTGTCAATACTTTTTTTAATAGTTTTTCCAAATACGAAAAATTACGTATAAAAACTTTATACGGTACATATGTGCATATATACGGGTTGTTCAAATCGAATATCTATAGACTGTTGATACTCGGAATCAGGTGAAATATTGATTATTTTTTTCTGCTTTCCTATAATATATCGAAATTTAAAGGAGCCTATATGCCTAAGGGAAAAAGCAAAGAAAAAATGGGATTTGTGGAAGAAATCAAGGAAGAGTTTAAAGAAGAATTAAGAAAAGAATTTGAGAAGGAATCCGATACAGGGATGAATTGCAAAGGGGATTTTAAGTTTGAAGTAAATATGGATGCGAAGGACAAGAAAGCGGGATCGCTGATGTTCGGGATAATCCTCATAGTGGCGGGCGGGTGTTTTTTACTGGGGCATTTCTTTCCGTTCTTCAGGATAGGCAATTTATGGCCGCTATTCATCATGTTCCCCGTCCCGTTCATTTCCATCGCGCTTTTTACCCATGGTAAAAAAGCGGCGGGCGTGCTGATCCCCATAACCATCCTCACGTTTCTGACCGTATACTTCTTATGGCTGAACGTAGTAGGATGGGGAATGAGCGCGCAGACATGGCCGAATTATATTCTCGCCCCCGGGCTGGGATTTCTCTTCGCGGGGTTATACGGCGGAGAAAAAGGATTTTATATTCCCGCGGGTATCCTGATAGCATTAACCCTCATTTTTTACTTCGCCTTCTTTAACTTCGGATTGATGATCGCGATTTTACTTATCGCCCTGGGTTTACTCGTTATCGGGAAGACGGTCTTTCAACTGGTAAATAAAAAATCATAACTTCGACCGGGGCGGTTGTTTGGCAACCGTCCCTTCTTTTTTCTTCAGGGGATCGATCTTATCGATCATTGTCGACGCGAATGCCGCTACCGCCGACCCGATGATCGCGGCGGCGAAGTACACCCAGATTTCATCGGGGCGCGACGAGAATCCCGCGAGCGCCGCGGCGCGGAGGCAATGCCCCGCCGGGTAGTGGAACGGCGCCGTCAGGTAGGTGATAGCCGCGTACATCGTACCCGCCGCGAGCGCCCCTCGCTGGCCGCGTACCTGTCCGTCACGCGACACCCGCATAATAACGAACACCAGCAGGAATGTGACGATGCTCTCGAAAACGAGGGTTTTCAGAAGACTGATGCCCGGCGTAATAGATTCCGGTTCGCCGAGCGAGGGAAAGAACACCCCGAATAGTCCGACCGCGAGAAATACCGCGATCGCCTGGCATCCGATATAGATGAGCATCTGGCGGGTCTTGATTTTCCGGGATACCCAGAACGCGAACGTGACCGCCGGGTTAAAATGCGCGCCGGACACCCTGCCGACCGCGAGGGTCAGCCCGAATATCGCGAGCCCGAGGAAAAGGTACTCCAGCAGGGAGTGCCCGAGTATCCCCATCGACGCGGGGATGACGGTCATACCCGTCCAGAAGAATATTATCCCGAATGTGCCGATCATTTCGGCGGCATATCGTCTTAAATTCGTTTTCTTTATC
Protein-coding sequences here:
- a CDS encoding response regulator; this translates as MKKNESPNCTIVKNKEILDHITEMVMRMITAIFDCEKMALRLRNAEDDFPFYYYQGYTDEFIKTENSLKSKHLGMDNQYECLCGYIIEHDKSDKSIPLTEYGSYFTNSFYVDSEKLKPHLFNPRRICMCVEDHSSAWIPVKKNTQSAGRFCDGLILLSDKKDLGFNEKIINRIETIAGNYAEIYHRIDSLILKETALRLSIMIVDDNDAINQLLKKILSNFGHKITIMQNGQDAWEEIQQQRYDLVITDLHMPVMDGFSLIKNIRDEYKIYGPRIIILTGSQIEIMQSESKKWDISAVVRKPLTDIFILQRIICDIFQHG
- the xerC gene encoding tyrosine recombinase XerC, which codes for MKETIDNYLKYLTYERGSSAHTLKAYSEDFDVFLRFCGEAGIQSFMEIDYRVLMNYLTDLSERRLKASSLERKIASLKSLYKYLLREGIVKKNPADLLSSPKKEKRLPAVLEKNEVRDLLESIPGDNPLSLRDKTMLTLLYASGLRVSELTGLDIHDIDYRQGVVRVTGKGAKERIVPTGETARKLLAGYLAVRQEFCPAEGDRALFLTRRGKRLSDRMIRYILEGYIAKLAVNKNVHPHTLRHTFATHLLENGANIRVIQEMLGHSSLSTTQIYTHLSPEKLKESYDKFHPHA
- a CDS encoding LPXTG cell wall anchor domain-containing protein, yielding MKNSGVNRLLAIANGVFFAGTLFVNYLSAALPLNGKTPGQLSDEIPNLFVPAGITFSIWGIIYLLQLIFIVYQFIVVFRAAEPPKFFERIGVFYILSCTLNSAWIFAWHFELVWLSLIVMALLLVTLILLYLRLEPALKEMPASQRWMAGLPFSVYLGWITVATVANATAFLVKYGWDGWGIPAMVWTIVMLAVSAAVTFAMLLTRRDTGYAAVIVWALAGIMLKRSADSPETGTPIMIAAGAGIAIIIAGAVIALVRKRKTAS
- the dut gene encoding dUTP diphosphatase; the protein is MQVLYKKLRDDAMVPAYQTDQSAGADVFACLNDPVTLHPGEIQLIPTGFAMALPQGYEAQIRPRSGLGSKGISVPNAPGTIDADYRGEVRVILINLGREPFVIRHHDRIAQMVIAPVIRAVFAETGELPETVRGEGGFGSTGVGKHN